The following are encoded in a window of Phaseolus vulgaris cultivar G19833 chromosome 3, P. vulgaris v2.0, whole genome shotgun sequence genomic DNA:
- the LOC137806288 gene encoding MLP-like protein 328 yields the protein MGIGEMCVLEEKVELKSSGEKFYNFLKSQNQKIPSNVHSEKLHAVEIHQGDWNTPGSVKLWKYNIEGKEEIFKEKVIIDEVKKQISYVAVGGNALELYKSYKAIVKVEKGMLKLRIEYEKLNEQIPPPKKYQQFIINIVRDIDANLLKG from the exons ATGGGAATTGGTGaaatgtgtgttcttgaggaaAAGGTGGAACTGAAATCGAGTGGAGAGAAGTTCTACAACTTTCTAAAGAGCCAAAACCAGAAAATTCCAAGCAACGTTCACAGTGAAAAGCTGCATGCTGTTGAGATCCACCAAGGAGATTGGAACACTCCAGGCTCTGTCAAGCTTTGGAAGTATAACATAg AGGGAAAAGAGGAAATATTCAAGGAAAAGGTGATAATAGATGAAGTGAAGAAACAAATAAGTTATGTTGCTGTTGGAGGAAATGCCTTGGAGTTGTACAAAAGCTACAAGGCCATTGTGAAGGTTGAGAAAGGAATGTTGAAACTAAGAATAGAATATGAGAAGTTGAATGAGCAAATCCCTCCACCAAAGAAATACCAGCAATTTATCATCAATATTGTTAGAGACATTGACGCTAATTTACTCAAAGGTTAA